One region of Myxocyprinus asiaticus isolate MX2 ecotype Aquarium Trade chromosome 38, UBuf_Myxa_2, whole genome shotgun sequence genomic DNA includes:
- the LOC127429164 gene encoding histone deacetylase complex subunit SAP30L isoform X2 — protein sequence MNGFSTEEDSHDGPPAPPFFGQSCCLIEDGERCGRSAGNASFSKRIQKSISQKKLKLDIDKSVRHLYICDFHKNFIQSVRNKRKRKTSDDGGESPDHDVEVPEVDLFQLQVNTLRRYKRHYKIQTRPGLNKAQLAENKESHTSGMA from the exons ATGAATGGGTTCAGCACAGAAGAGGACAGCCATGACGGCCCGCCTGCCCCGCCGTTCTTCGGCCAGAGCTGCTGTCTGATCGAGGACGGGGAGCGCTGCGGGCGCTCGGCTGGAAACGCCTCCTTTAGCAAGCGCATCCAGAAGAGCATCTCGCAGAAGAAACTCAAGCTGGACATCGACAAGAGC gTCAGACATTTGTACATTTGTGACTTCCACAAGAACTTCATCCAGAGTGTGCGCAACAAACGGAAGAGGAAGACCAGTGATGATGGTGGTGAGTCACCTGACCATGATGTCGAAGTCCCAGAG GTTGACCTGTTCCAGCTCCAGGTCAACACACTGAGACGTTACAAGCGGCACTACAAAATCCAGACCAGACCTGGACTCAACAAAGCCCAGCTAGCAGAG aacaaagaaagtcatacatctgggatggcatga